A stretch of the Candidatus Hydrogenedentota bacterium genome encodes the following:
- a CDS encoding alpha-galactosidase, whose amino-acid sequence MRVASYVVLGVILALASSVFARAVEPVVDELATAQQWAETKFGESGAAFFPNPGIEVLANHNAVQKNGRFGVGLRIGETSFERGLYCHASSKLIVRLPGAGKRFRATVGVDLNNDTSNGQGSIVFVVLAGGKELFRSGVIHGKDAGVPVDVPLNGASEIVLAIEDGGDGISSDQGDWGNACFTLDDGKEVWLDELPMPGGFVLLDAGTLPFSFVYNGKPFAEQASAWDKKVEKKKLDGNGERTRHVVTWTEPASKLEVRAVAVSYRDYPVVEWTLHFKNKGAADTAILENIQALDVRMERGDRGEFTLHHARGSSCRQDDFEPLTTQLGVNGTMKLAPEGGRSASGVMPYFNVEGTCMDGALVAVGWPAQWAATFARDAERGLHLVAGQELTHFKLLPGEEVRSPLVAVQFWKGDRIRSQNLWRQWMFAYGMTRPNGQPPQPQFLASSSRAYEEMIKADSASQMMFIDRFFEEGIKLDYWWMDAGWYVQQNGWPQVGTWEVDQKRFPGGLRPISDHAHAKGVKILVWFEPERVAPGTWLTENHPEWIIGGANGGLLDFGNPEAWNWVTNHVDTLIKEQGIDLYRQDFNIDPLNLWRGRDAEDRQGISEIKHCMGLLAYWDELIKRHPGLLIDTCASGGRRIDLECARRAVPLWRSDYAFEPIGHQGMTYGLSYWLPYHGTGTVACANAGYYGGGKTPVESYAFWSNAAPSLGCGIDMRVKDIDYPAFRSLLEQWRSVAPYYYGDFYPLTSYSLKNDAWMVWQFHMSDSQEGMVQVFRRGESVFVSGDLALKGLDAGATYEIRNTAGGEPVTMDGKSLMEKGLRVTVDEKPGVCVYAYRKK is encoded by the coding sequence ATGCGCGTGGCATCGTATGTCGTGTTGGGTGTCATCTTGGCTTTGGCAAGCAGTGTGTTTGCGCGGGCCGTTGAGCCTGTGGTGGATGAACTCGCTACTGCGCAGCAGTGGGCGGAAACCAAGTTTGGCGAGTCGGGTGCGGCATTTTTTCCCAATCCGGGGATCGAAGTGCTCGCGAATCATAACGCCGTACAGAAGAATGGGCGTTTCGGAGTTGGGCTGCGTATCGGCGAAACGTCGTTTGAACGCGGTCTCTATTGCCACGCATCAAGCAAGCTCATCGTTCGGCTTCCGGGAGCCGGGAAGCGGTTTCGCGCGACGGTGGGCGTCGACCTGAACAACGACACGTCAAACGGTCAGGGCAGCATCGTGTTTGTGGTGTTGGCGGGCGGCAAGGAGTTATTTCGTTCGGGAGTCATCCATGGAAAAGATGCAGGTGTGCCGGTCGATGTGCCGTTGAACGGGGCGAGCGAGATCGTGCTTGCGATCGAAGACGGCGGCGATGGGATTTCGTCGGACCAGGGCGATTGGGGCAATGCCTGCTTCACGTTGGATGATGGCAAGGAAGTCTGGCTTGACGAGCTTCCGATGCCTGGGGGCTTCGTGCTTCTGGATGCGGGGACGTTGCCATTCAGTTTTGTTTACAACGGTAAGCCGTTTGCCGAGCAGGCCTCTGCCTGGGACAAGAAGGTCGAGAAGAAGAAGCTTGATGGGAATGGCGAGCGTACACGGCACGTCGTGACATGGACGGAACCTGCAAGCAAGCTCGAGGTGCGTGCCGTTGCCGTTTCATATCGAGATTACCCCGTTGTTGAGTGGACACTTCACTTCAAGAATAAGGGCGCGGCGGATACGGCGATCCTTGAGAATATACAGGCGCTGGATGTTCGCATGGAACGCGGGGATCGCGGTGAGTTCACGCTTCACCACGCGCGGGGCAGTTCGTGCAGGCAAGACGATTTTGAACCGCTTACTACGCAGCTTGGCGTGAATGGCACGATGAAGCTCGCGCCGGAAGGCGGGCGTTCCGCCAGTGGCGTTATGCCGTATTTCAACGTTGAAGGAACGTGCATGGACGGTGCGCTGGTGGCGGTGGGCTGGCCGGCGCAGTGGGCGGCCACGTTCGCGCGCGATGCGGAGCGGGGGTTGCACCTGGTAGCGGGGCAGGAGCTCACGCACTTCAAGTTGCTGCCGGGAGAAGAGGTTCGCAGTCCGTTGGTGGCGGTCCAGTTTTGGAAAGGCGATCGGATTCGCTCGCAGAACCTTTGGCGGCAGTGGATGTTTGCGTATGGCATGACGAGGCCGAACGGGCAGCCGCCGCAGCCGCAGTTCCTCGCATCGAGTTCGCGCGCGTATGAGGAGATGATCAAGGCCGACTCGGCGTCGCAGATGATGTTTATCGACCGTTTCTTCGAGGAGGGGATCAAGCTCGATTATTGGTGGATGGATGCGGGCTGGTACGTGCAGCAAAATGGCTGGCCGCAAGTGGGCACGTGGGAGGTGGATCAGAAGCGTTTCCCGGGAGGTTTGCGTCCCATCAGCGATCATGCGCACGCGAAGGGGGTCAAGATCTTAGTGTGGTTCGAACCGGAGCGCGTTGCGCCAGGAACGTGGCTGACGGAGAACCATCCGGAGTGGATTATCGGCGGAGCCAATGGCGGCTTGTTGGATTTTGGCAATCCCGAGGCGTGGAATTGGGTGACGAATCATGTGGACACGCTGATCAAGGAACAAGGAATCGATCTGTACCGCCAGGATTTCAATATTGATCCGCTGAATCTGTGGCGTGGGCGCGATGCGGAAGATCGGCAAGGCATCAGCGAGATCAAGCATTGCATGGGGTTGTTGGCCTATTGGGATGAGCTGATCAAGCGTCATCCCGGTCTGCTGATAGACACGTGCGCGTCGGGTGGACGGCGCATCGATCTTGAGTGTGCGCGCAGGGCTGTGCCGCTGTGGCGAAGCGATTATGCGTTTGAGCCGATTGGCCACCAGGGCATGACGTATGGCCTTTCGTATTGGCTGCCGTATCACGGGACGGGCACGGTGGCGTGCGCGAATGCCGGTTATTACGGCGGCGGCAAGACGCCGGTGGAGTCGTACGCGTTTTGGAGCAACGCAGCGCCGAGCCTTGGTTGTGGGATTGACATGCGCGTGAAGGACATCGATTATCCGGCGTTTCGAAGTCTGTTGGAGCAGTGGCGATCGGTGGCTCCGTATTACTATGGGGACTTCTATCCGCTCACTTCGTATAGCCTGAAAAACGACGCGTGGATGGTCTGGCAATTTCACATGAGCGACTCGCAAGAAGGCATGGTGCAAGTGTTCCGGCGCGGCGAGAGCGTTTTTGTGAGTGGCGATCTCGCGTTGAAGGGACTCGATGCAGGCGCCACCTATGAGATACGCAATACGGCGGGCGGCGAGCCGGTCACGATGGATGGCAAGTCGCTCATGGAGAAGGGGCTTCGCGTCACGGTTGACGAGAAGCCGGGCGTGTGCGTTTACGCGTATCGAAAGAAGTAG
- a CDS encoding DUF4382 domain-containing protein encodes MFRLRESIPAAVLAIFLAAVVLTAAGCPASPPEKTDSKVSVVFGSNVDPAKKAASDAQSLQEKCEEVPDVYSSLTVTVTDLSVDYAGVDPPSGGEVENIPLLSEPVEVDIFHLDETGLSKVLNSVELPAGYYTALHVSFENPRLLVQLAGQDILFDLQITAQGSLTINTTFQLPENDCVLLVDFGGIHLSLDGQGALILTPNITVEILESGTSIEAEGTIKSVNTDNQTLVLDIGLVNAKVDYSAAGIYLPTDTYTPSGTEADLVTGAEVTVAGVIGSDGVIQANTITISSS; translated from the coding sequence ATGTTCCGCTTACGTGAGTCTATTCCCGCCGCTGTGCTTGCGATCTTCTTGGCAGCCGTTGTACTCACCGCCGCCGGATGTCCGGCAAGTCCTCCAGAGAAGACCGACTCGAAAGTCAGCGTTGTCTTTGGAAGTAACGTCGATCCCGCGAAAAAAGCCGCAAGTGACGCGCAGTCTTTGCAGGAGAAGTGCGAAGAAGTCCCTGATGTTTACTCTAGTTTGACTGTAACCGTGACGGATTTGTCCGTGGACTATGCGGGCGTGGATCCGCCGAGCGGGGGCGAGGTCGAAAATATTCCACTTCTGAGTGAACCTGTCGAGGTGGATATATTCCATCTGGATGAAACGGGTTTGTCGAAAGTGCTCAACAGCGTGGAGTTGCCTGCTGGGTACTACACGGCATTGCATGTGTCGTTCGAGAATCCACGATTGCTGGTGCAGTTGGCAGGACAGGACATCTTGTTCGACCTGCAGATTACGGCGCAGGGCAGCCTGACCATCAACACGACCTTCCAGCTCCCCGAGAATGATTGCGTGTTGCTGGTGGATTTCGGCGGCATTCACTTGTCGCTCGATGGACAGGGTGCATTGATTCTGACTCCGAATATCACGGTGGAAATTTTAGAGAGCGGCACATCCATCGAGGCGGAGGGCACGATCAAGAGCGTCAATACCGATAACCAGACGTTGGTGTTGGATATCGGGCTTGTTAATGCAAAGGTCGACTATTCCGCCGCAGGTATTTATTTGCCGACTGACACGTATACACCTTCGGGAACCGAAGCCGACTTGGTGACGGGAGCGGAAGTGACGGTTGCTGGCGTGATTGGGTCGGACGGAGTGATTCAAGCGAATACCATAACGATAAGTTCCTCGTGA